CAGCCAGGGGAGTACCCCGGCTGAACACCAACCGCAGCGTGTCGCCGAGGCACCGAATGGTTGCTCGGCACCGGGCCGCTACTCGTACCAAGAGTCGACTCCCCGCCTCGGCCAGTTTGGGCGAGTTCGTGCTCAGAAACCGCCAAGCCCAGCGCACCAGGTTGAAGGCGAACAAGACCAGCTGCGTGAAGGCGGCGTTGGCCTCATACTTCCGCATCCGAGGAGTACCAAAGTGGAACGTTCCCTTCCACTCCTGGAACCCGGCTTCGATGGTCTGCCGTCCATGGTAGAGCTTGACGACCTCTGTCGTGGTGAGCTCCTCAGGCTGGAGCGTAGTCAGGATGACGCTGCGGACCTCCCGGCCATCGGCGTCCCAGCGGCGCATGGCGACCAGTCGCACCGGATACGGTGCGAGCAAAGTGGGGCCAGGTACGGTAACGGCTTCGGAGGCAAACCGGTTCTTCTCGACTTCAACCCAGCCCTCCGCCGGCACGGCGTCGAAGAGGCGCTTGTAGGCGGGATTGCTTCCGGAGTAGGACTTGATGGTGAACTCATACCCCAGTTCCAGCAGGCGCTGGATCACTTCCGGCGTGCCAAAGGCGCTGTCAGCTCGCAGCAGAATACGGAGGGGAGCCAGGTTCGTCCGATTCTCCTGCCGGTACTGCCGGAGTCGCTGGTTCACTTCACGGAGGTGCTGAACCTCCTCCTGGAACTCACGCTGCAGCTTCTGCTTCCGGCGGGCGCTGCCCTTGCCTGATACCGTCTGCAGTTGCTGATACAGCTGCCTGACCCGAGCCTTCTGCTGAGCCAGGCATGCCTCGACCCATTCGACTCGCCGCAGGGGACGACCAATCCGGGCTTCGATCCTGGGAATCAGTTCGAGCAGGCAGGCGCCGGAACGGCTGTTGGCCTTGCCGGACTTGAGAAGGCCGTCGATGGCAAAGCGCTGCTGCTTCCCGCTGAGGAAGGCGGCTGCGATCTGATAGCCTCGGGCCAACTTCCCCTGGATGTAGCCGAAGTCGGTACCGGTGTACTGCCTGGTCTCGCCCCGAACCTTCTGGCCGGTGAGGTCAATGTCGACGATGACCATTCCGGAGCGGTCTGGACCTGCTACGGCAGCCACCTCCTGCTGAAGCAGCGGGGCCTGGATCTCAGCGAGTGCGTCGGAAAGCTGCTGAACGTTCTCCTCCGTCAGCTTGCTGAAGGTCGCACAGACGGTGGAAAAGTGAGCAAAGCGTTCCTGCCCCCAGGCTTGAGCTACGGCAGGATCGGCAACCAGCGGCTCAGGGTCGAAGTTGAGATCCTTCATGTAGCGACAGTTGCCGAGAATGGCAACCAACGCCTCGACCACCTTGTCAACCGGCGTGTGGGCGTAGGTCTTCTGCTTGATGCGCAGGTGCCGATTCAGGATCTCAACCAGGTTGAGCCTTTGAGCTACCCAGCCAAGAGCGACGAGAAAACCATGTCGGGTGGTGGACTTGATGGCTTGCGCAGCGATGTTGGGTGTCGTACCATGAGACTGCATCAGTCGAACCTCCACATGGTGGATTGGGAGCGGCCACACTCCCACCATGTATCATTGGTTCTGACTGATGCTTTTTCAATGGGTTTCCATTGCACGAAGTCCGGGTTATTCACGCGAAACTTGAGCTAGCGTGCCCCCGTTTCTTCCAGGGGATACGCGCCGCGCCTTGCGCTCCCTCCGCGCTCCCTCACCGTTGTCAAGGGGGCAGGGAGGCATCGCGCTCGGCCTCCTCTCCACGTGTGCGATGGTGCTGCTGAAACCCATGGGCGTCTCCACCGTTTTCCCCTCGACCCTCGGCATCCTCCTGAAGCCCCTGTTCCCCGGCTTCGTCGAGGGAGACGCGTACCTCCAGACGATCCCCCTCTCCATCGGGTGGGAGCACATGCTGATGCTGGGCATCCCCCTGGGCGGGTATCTGGCGTACAGGCTCGCCGGCGAAGGCCGTGACGGCCAGCCGTCCAGCGGCCTGTCCACCACCAGCCCGCTGCTGGCCTTCGTCGGCGGCTTCCTGGTGCTCTTCGGCGCCCGGATGGCCGGCGGATGCACCACCGGCCACGTGCTCAGCGGCATGTCCCAGCTGTCCGTCTCAGGCTTTCTGTTCGCCGCCGCCGTCTTTGCCGGCGGCATCCCCACGGCCCTGTTGCTGAAGCGGAGATGGCGTTAGATGGAACTCATCCTCGGCCTCCTGATCGGCACCGCCTTCGGTTTCATCCTGCGTCGCTCCCGGGTAGCCTCCAACGCCTGCATTCGGGGGGCGCTGGCCCTTACCGACTTCCACATGCTGAAGCTGCTCCTCACTGCGGTGGGCGTCACGCTCATCCTGGTCTTCCCCCTGAGCGCCCTGGGCATCGTGAACTTCTCGGTCAAGCCGACCTACGTGGTGGGCATCGTGGTCGGCGGGCTGCTCTTCGGCGTGGGCATGGCCGTCGCCGGCTTCTGCCCCGGCACGATGCTCGCCGCGCTGCCAGGAGGGGACAGGCGGTTCTGGTGGGCGGTGGCCGGCGGACTTGCGGGCTCCCTCGCCTATGCCCTGGTGTACGAACCGCTGGAGCCGCTGCTCATCCGGCCGCTCAACTTGGGCCGGCTCACGCTGCCGGATCTGTTGGGTCTGAACCCCGTCGTGGCCGGTGTTGGCGTCGGCATCGTGATCCTGGTCGGCGTGATCCTCCTCGACCGGACAACGGCGCGCAATAAGCCTGCGATTCCGGACCTTGCCAGGACCGGCGTCGACTAACTCGGCCCAGGACCCGGAACGGTCCCCGGGCACTTCCCCGGGGCCGACCGGCCCCTGGTCACCCGCGCGATCCCCGAGTACCGCGGGACACGCACCTGACAGCCCTTCTCACCTGACAGCCCGTCTCACCTGACCAGAGCCGCCATCCCCGAAGAGGGGTGACGGCTCTTCGTTTTTATGCAGCCTGCTCCCAGGCAGCCCCTGAACCCATGTACCGCCATGTCCGGTAGAGGTTCAACCACACGCGGCCGCTGCCGGAAGGGCACCGCCCGTCTGATCCCCCTCGCCGCCCGTCATCGGCGATGTTCATCCTCCCGCCCCGCCGGCCCCACTCGCCGGCAAGCACGGCCCCCGCCCTGCGGCAAGAACCGGGCCGCTCGTCCCTCCACGAAGCCCGAAAAAACTTCTTGCCGATCGCCCCTCCGCCGGCAGGAATCGCCGTGTTCACACAGAACACCCAATGTGCGAACCGATCACCACATACCCACAATCCGCGACTGAGGATGTGCGATATGAACATTCAGGAACGGCTCGATCAGATCCTGAAGCACCTCCAACAGCACGGACAGGTCCAGGTGCGGGACCTGGCGCAGCAGTTCGGCGTGTCGGAGATGACCATCCGCCGGGACCTGGAGCGGCTCGCCCGGGAGGGCCACCTCGTCCGCACCTACGGCGGCGCCACCGCCGCCGCCGGGCTGATCGGCGAGCAGCCCTTCGCCGCCAAGGCGGTCTCCCACATCGAGGAGAAGGAGCGGATCGCCCGGGCGGCGGCGGACCTGGTCCAGGACGGCGACGTGGTGCTGCTGGACGCCGGCTCCACCACCCTCGCCATCTCCCGCTGCCTGCGGGGGCGCAAGGGGCTCACGGTCATCACCGTCGACCTGAAGATCGCCCTGGAGCTGTGCGACGAGCCGGGCATCGAGGTCATCGTCACCGGCGGGACGGCGATGCCCGAGATCTACAGCCTCCTGGGGCCGGTGGCCGAGCAGTTCCTGCGGGGGCTCACCGTCAACATCGCCTTCCTGGGCAGCTCGGCGGTGGACGTGGACTTCGGCCTCACCACCCCCACCCTGAGCAAGGTGCCGCTGAAGCGGGCCATGATCGGGGCCGCCCAGCACGCCGTCCTGGTCGCGGATTCATCGAAGTTCAACCGCCGGGCAACCTACCAGATATGCCCCCTCTCGTCGCTGTCCCGGGTCATCACGGACGACGGGCTGCCGCCGGCGGCGGCCGCGGCGATCCGCAAAGGAGGAATCACCCTTGACCTCGTCTGAGCACCGTCCCGCCATCGGTGTCATCGCCGACGACCTCACCGGCGCCAACGCCACCGGCGTGCTGCTCACCCGCACCGGCTACCCCACCGCCTCCCTGACCGAGCTCCGCTGGCCCGAGGGCGGGCTGGACGGCTACCCCTGCATCGTGATCGCCACCGAGTCCCGGGCGGTGCCCGCGGACGAGGCCCGCCGCCGGGTGGCGGACGCGGCCCGGCTCCTGCTGGATCACGGCCGCCGGCCCATGGCCAAGCGCATCGACTCCACCCTGCGCGGCAACCTGGGCCCCGAGGTGGAGGCGGTGCTGGAGGCCCTCGGCCCCGGCTCCGTCGCCGTCCTCACCGGCGCCTTCCCTGCCAGCGGCCGGACCGCCCGGGACGGCATCCACTACGTCCACGGCGTGCCGCTGGCCGAAACGGAGGTCCGGCATGACCCGCTCTGCCCCGTCACCCAGTCCCACGTGCCCACCCTGGTCGGCAGCCAGACCGGCCTTCCGGTGGCGCACCTGCCGCTGGCCGCGGTGCGGGCGGGGGCGGAGGCGGTCGCCCGGGCGATTGCTGAACAGGCCCGGCAGGGCGTGCGGATCCTCTGTGCGGACGCCGAGACCGACGCAGACATCCAGGCGCTGGGGCAGGGCATGGCCCTGAGCGGCGTCACCTGCGTCGCCGCCGACCCCGGGCCGCTCACCGCCGCCTTCGTCGCCGCCTCCGTCCCGCCGGTGCGGGGCCGGGTGCTGGTGGTGGCCGGCAGCGTCACCGACCTCACCCGGACCCAGCTGGATCACCTGCAGGCCGAGACCGGCGCCCGGCTGATCCAGGTGGACGCCGGCAGCCTGGGCCGGGGCGGCGAGGATGCCGAGGCCGAGGTGCGCCGGGCCGTGGATGCGCTGGCCGCCATCCCCGCCGGCGAGCCGGTGATCGGCGTCCGCAGCTCCGAGGTGCTGTCGGTGGATCCGGACGCGGCCGGCCGCATCGCCGCCGGGTTTGCCGAGATCGCCGCCCGGGCGCTGGACCGGCTGGAGGGCGTCAAGGGCCTCTACACCAGCGGCGGGGACATCACCGTGGCCGTCTGCCGCCGGCTGCAGGCCGGCGCGATCCAGCTGGACGCCGAGGTGCTGCCGCTGGCCGTCCAGGGGCGGCTGGTGGGCGGCCTGCGCCCCGGGCTGGCCATCGTCACCAAGGGCGGCCTGGTGGGCGACCGGACCGCGGCCGTCACCTGTGTGCGCCACCTTATCAAGCTGTAAGTTGTGCACCGGCGGCGGGCCGCCGGACCGCCTGTCCCGCCGCGCCTCGCCGCCCGCCGCCGGACTCCGCTTGTGACCGAACCCACCTGAGATAGAGGAGGACACCCGGATGGATACCCGACCCCTGATCGGCATCACCATGGGCGACCCCGCATCCATCGGACCGGAGATCGCCGCCAAGGCCCTCGCAAACCCCGAGATCTACGCGCTCTGCCGGCCGCTGCTCATCGGCGACAGCCGGGTGATGGCCCGGGCGTTCGAAACCACGGGGGTGAAGCTGAACCTCAACCCGGTGGCGACCCCGGCGGAGGGCAAGTATGCGCACGGCACCGTCGACCTCATCGACCTGCCCGTGGTGGACATGGGCACCCTGCAGTGGGGTCAGGTCCAGGCCCAGGCCGGCGCGGCCGCCTTCGCCTACATCAAGCGGTCCATCGAGCTGGCCCTGGAAGGAGCCGTCGACGCCGTGACCACCGGCCCCATCAACAAGGAAGCGCTGAAGGCCGCCCGGATCGATTTCATCGGCCACACCGAGATCTTCGGCGAGCTCACCGGCTCCCACGACCCGCTGACCATGTTCGAGACCAAGGGGCTGCGGATCTTCTTCCTCACCCGCCACGTCTCCCTGGCCCAGGCCTGCCGGATGATCACCCGGGACCGGGTGCTGGACTACATCCGCCGGTGCACGGCGGCGCTGGAGCAGCTGGGCCTCGTGCGGCCGAAGCTGGCGGTGGCCGGGCTGAACCCGCACTGCGGCGAGCACGGCCTCTTCGGCGACGAGGAGGTCCGGGAGATCGAGCCGGCGGTCCAGCAGGCGCAGGCAGAAGGATACAACGTCAGCGGCCCCCATCCGGCCGACTCGGTCTTCTGGCACGCCGCCCAGGGCCGGTTCGACGCGGTGCTCAGCCTCTACCACGACCAGGGGCACATCGCCGCCAAGATGTACGACTTCGAGCGCACCGTCTCCATCACCGCCGGACTGCCCTTCCTGCGCTCCTCGGTCGACCACGGGACGGCGTTCGACATCGCCGGCACCGGCCGGGCCAGCGCCGTCAGCCTGGAGGAGGCCATCCGGGTCGGGGCCAAGTACGCCGCGGCGTTCCGCCGCACGAGGTGAGATCGGCCGGGTCTTGCCTCCCGTGCGGCCTGACCATCATCCATTCTGAGGGAGGTCTCCTGGTATGGCGTCAGCAGTCTCGGGCTCCCAGATGCTCCTGGCCCTGCTGATCGGCATCGTCGTCCTCGTCTTCCTGATCCTGAAGACCAAGATCCACGCCTTCCCGGCCCTGATCATCGCCGCCGCCCTGATCGGCCTCGTCGGCGGCATGGACCCGGTGGACGTCAGCTCCGCGATCACGACCGGATTCGGCAACACCCTCGCCAGCATCGGCATCGTCATCGGCTTCGGCGTGATGATGGGGCGCATCCTGGAGATCTCCGGCGCCGCGGAGCGCATGGCCACCTTCTTCCTGAAGC
The nucleotide sequence above comes from Symbiobacterium thermophilum IAM 14863. Encoded proteins:
- a CDS encoding transposase: MVGVWPLPIHHVEVRLMQSHGTTPNIAAQAIKSTTRHGFLVALGWVAQRLNLVEILNRHLRIKQKTYAHTPVDKVVEALVAILGNCRYMKDLNFDPEPLVADPAVAQAWGQERFAHFSTVCATFSKLTEENVQQLSDALAEIQAPLLQQEVAAVAGPDRSGMVIVDIDLTGQKVRGETRQYTGTDFGYIQGKLARGYQIAAAFLSGKQQRFAIDGLLKSGKANSRSGACLLELIPRIEARIGRPLRRVEWVEACLAQQKARVRQLYQQLQTVSGKGSARRKQKLQREFQEEVQHLREVNQRLRQYRQENRTNLAPLRILLRADSAFGTPEVIQRLLELGYEFTIKSYSGSNPAYKRLFDAVPAEGWVEVEKNRFASEAVTVPGPTLLAPYPVRLVAMRRWDADGREVRSVILTTLQPEELTTTEVVKLYHGRQTIEAGFQEWKGTFHFGTPRMRKYEANAAFTQLVLFAFNLVRWAWRFLSTNSPKLAEAGSRLLVRVAARCRATIRCLGDTLRLVFSRGTPLAGAEITLNRATPYPYALLTPRMSSCSRET
- a CDS encoding YeeE/YedE thiosulfate transporter family protein; translation: MPPFLPGDTRRALRSLRAPSPLSRGQGGIALGLLSTCAMVLLKPMGVSTVFPSTLGILLKPLFPGFVEGDAYLQTIPLSIGWEHMLMLGIPLGGYLAYRLAGEGRDGQPSSGLSTTSPLLAFVGGFLVLFGARMAGGCTTGHVLSGMSQLSVSGFLFAAAVFAGGIPTALLLKRRWR
- a CDS encoding YeeE/YedE thiosulfate transporter family protein, producing MELILGLLIGTAFGFILRRSRVASNACIRGALALTDFHMLKLLLTAVGVTLILVFPLSALGIVNFSVKPTYVVGIVVGGLLFGVGMAVAGFCPGTMLAALPGGDRRFWWAVAGGLAGSLAYALVYEPLEPLLIRPLNLGRLTLPDLLGLNPVVAGVGVGIVILVGVILLDRTTARNKPAIPDLARTGVD
- a CDS encoding DeoR/GlpR family DNA-binding transcription regulator, with the protein product MNIQERLDQILKHLQQHGQVQVRDLAQQFGVSEMTIRRDLERLAREGHLVRTYGGATAAAGLIGEQPFAAKAVSHIEEKERIARAAADLVQDGDVVLLDAGSTTLAISRCLRGRKGLTVITVDLKIALELCDEPGIEVIVTGGTAMPEIYSLLGPVAEQFLRGLTVNIAFLGSSAVDVDFGLTTPTLSKVPLKRAMIGAAQHAVLVADSSKFNRRATYQICPLSSLSRVITDDGLPPAAAAAIRKGGITLDLV
- a CDS encoding four-carbon acid sugar kinase family protein, whose product is MTSSEHRPAIGVIADDLTGANATGVLLTRTGYPTASLTELRWPEGGLDGYPCIVIATESRAVPADEARRRVADAARLLLDHGRRPMAKRIDSTLRGNLGPEVEAVLEALGPGSVAVLTGAFPASGRTARDGIHYVHGVPLAETEVRHDPLCPVTQSHVPTLVGSQTGLPVAHLPLAAVRAGAEAVARAIAEQARQGVRILCADAETDADIQALGQGMALSGVTCVAADPGPLTAAFVAASVPPVRGRVLVVAGSVTDLTRTQLDHLQAETGARLIQVDAGSLGRGGEDAEAEVRRAVDALAAIPAGEPVIGVRSSEVLSVDPDAAGRIAAGFAEIAARALDRLEGVKGLYTSGGDITVAVCRRLQAGAIQLDAEVLPLAVQGRLVGGLRPGLAIVTKGGLVGDRTAAVTCVRHLIKL
- the pdxA gene encoding 4-hydroxythreonine-4-phosphate dehydrogenase PdxA gives rise to the protein MDTRPLIGITMGDPASIGPEIAAKALANPEIYALCRPLLIGDSRVMARAFETTGVKLNLNPVATPAEGKYAHGTVDLIDLPVVDMGTLQWGQVQAQAGAAAFAYIKRSIELALEGAVDAVTTGPINKEALKAARIDFIGHTEIFGELTGSHDPLTMFETKGLRIFFLTRHVSLAQACRMITRDRVLDYIRRCTAALEQLGLVRPKLAVAGLNPHCGEHGLFGDEEVREIEPAVQQAQAEGYNVSGPHPADSVFWHAAQGRFDAVLSLYHDQGHIAAKMYDFERTVSITAGLPFLRSSVDHGTAFDIAGTGRASAVSLEEAIRVGAKYAAAFRRTR